A genomic region of Papaver somniferum cultivar HN1 chromosome 7, ASM357369v1, whole genome shotgun sequence contains the following coding sequences:
- the LOC113293971 gene encoding calcium-dependent protein kinase 14-like → MSGCLFLPGVCGIGRCWADIKTWVVSWSNNNSKSTLTSFEDRYELGIELGSGNYSVIHECFDKRSNETWACKSIAKKRLVTQDDILNVKLEVDITKRLSAHPNIVNLKEVYGDENYVRLVMELCPGGDLYDHMQKYKSKRLSEFSARRLFQQLLLVVMYCHENGVIHRDLKPENILLATEGSYLPIKLADFGFATYIQPGEKLYGVFGTRYYIAPEVLTGKVYDQTADIWSAGVILYILLIGQVPFWGATEATTLDAVMAAKLSFPSDARDQISASAKHLITKILNPDPRKRLTAPQILDHSWMK, encoded by the coding sequence ATGTCTGGTTGTTTGTTTCTCCCTGGTGTCTGTGGGATCGGTAGATGTTGGGCAGATATAAAAACATGGGTTGTTTCATGGAGCAACAACAATAGTAAATCTACCTTGACTAGTTTTGAAGATCGGTATGAATTGGGTATAGAATTAGGGTCAGGAAACTATAGTGTTATTCATGAGTGTTTCGATAAAAGGAGCAACGAGACTTGGGCATGTAAATCCATCGCAAAGAAGAGACTGGTAACACAAGATGATATCCTAAATGTGAAGCTGGAAGTTGATATAACGAAAAGATTATCAGCGCATCCAAATATTGTGAATCTTAAGGAAGTTTATGGGGATGAGAATTATGTCCGTTTAGTAATGGAACTATGTCCAGGAGGGGACCTTTACGATCATATGCAGAAATACAAGTCCAAGAGGTTATCAGAGTTCAGTGCTAGGCGTCTTTTTCAGCAACTATTGCTTGTTGTTATGTATTGTCATGAAAATGGTGTTATTCACAGAGATTTGAAGCCTGAAAATATTCTTCTGGCGACAGAGGGTTCATACTTGCCCATTAAATTGGCTGATTTTGGTTTCGCAACTTACATTCAACCCGGAGAGAAGCTTTACGGAGTATTCGGGACTCGATATTATATAGCTCCTGAGGTACTGACAGGAAAGGTGTACGACCAAACGGCAGATATTTGGAGTGCTGGTGTTATTCTTTATATTCTTCTTATTGGGCAAGTACCATTTTGGGGAGCGACAGAAGCAACGACCCTTGATGCTGTTATGGCGGCGAAACTGAGTTTTCCTTCTGATGCACGGGATCAAATATCTGCATCTGCCAAACATTTGATTACTAAAATTCTAAACCCTGATCCTAGAAAGCGGCTAACTGCACCTCAAATTCTTGATCATTCATGGATGAAATAG
- the LOC113293972 gene encoding calcium-dependent protein kinase 3-like, which translates to MAGSLSPPAGCGIGRCWAGIKRRALRWSNSSKSTLTSFDDRYKLGKELGSGNNGVVRECYDKKNKQTCACKSIAKERLVKPDDIPNVKLEVDIMKRLSGHSNIVNLKEVYEDANSFHLVMELCAGGDLYHHMQKSKRLSEFNARLLFRQLVLVVAYCHENGVVHRDLKPGNILLATKGSKRNIKLTDFGIATYFQPGETLQKGTGTPHYVAPEVLTGKGYNNTADIWSAGVILYFLLGGKVPFTGPTKLKILHAVVAGQLRFPSDPWEQISASAKDLISKILRLDPAKRITAPQILDHPWMTQDVNSVS; encoded by the coding sequence aTGGCAGGTTCTTTATCTCCCCCTGCTGGCTGTGGGATTGGTAGATGTTGGGCAGGCATCAAAAGACGTGCTCTTAGATGGAGCAACAGTAGTAAGTCTACCTTGACTAGTTTTGATGATCGGTATAAATTGGGAAAAGAATTAGGGTCAGGAAACAATGGTGTTGTTCGTGAGTGTTACgacaaaaaaaataaacagaCTTGCGCATGTAAATCCATCGCAAAGGAGAGACTCGTAAAACCAGATGACATCCCAAATGTGAAGCTAGAAGTTGATATAATGAAAAGATTATCTGGGCATTCAAATATTGTGAATCTTAAGGAAGTTTATGAGGATGCAAATTCTTTCCACTTAGTAATGGAACTATGTGCTGGCGGGGACCTTTACCATCATATGCAGAAATCCAAGAGGCTCTCAGAGTTCAATGCTAGGCTTCTTTTTCGACAACTCGTTCTTGTTGTTGCGTATTGTCATGAAAACGGTGTTGTTCACAGAGATTTGAAGCCTGGAAACATTCTTCTGGCAACAAAAGGCTCAAAAAGGAACATTAAATTGACTGATTTTGGCATCGCCACTTACTTTCAACCCGGTGAGACGCTTCAAAAAGGAACCGGGACTCCACATTATGTAGCTCCAGAGGTGCTAACAGGCAAGGGTTACAACAACACAGCGGATATTTGGAGTGCCGGTGTTATTCTTTACTTTCTTCTTGGTGGGAAAGTACCATTTACTGGACCGACAAAATTGAAGATCCTTCATGCTGTTGTGGCCGGGCAACTGCGTTTTCCATCTGATCCCTGGGAACAAATATCTGCATCTGCCAAAGACTTGATTAGTAAAATACTACGCCTTGATCCTGCAAAGCGGATAACTGCTCCTCAGATTCTTGATCATCCGTGGATGACTCAAGATGTTAATTCAGTATCGTAG